A genomic window from Glycine max cultivar Williams 82 chromosome 17, Glycine_max_v4.0, whole genome shotgun sequence includes:
- the LOC100775396 gene encoding uncharacterized protein, translating into MGACFSCNSSSTLKNIRVVHLNGYVEDFDQPISVRQVIGYPKKHFVCTSTQLLSPCSTSMNGDTNLQPGQVYFMLPYSVLQADVSPVELAGLAKRLTTIAKSGPLSSQTQTFWNSPSRSPGGVGVAEKYGVGLMNIGGRSPSKVQPWKPILDTITEKPFHKRSESDLQES; encoded by the coding sequence ATGGGGGCTTGTTTTTCATGTAACTCATCCTCCACATTGAAGAATATCCGTGTGGTTCATCTCAATGGTTATGTAGAGGATTTTGATCAACCAATTTCAGTGAGGCAAGTAATTGGATACCCCAAAAAACACTTTGTTTGCACTTCCACTCAGCTTCTTTCCCCATGCTCAACATCAATGAATGGAGACACCAACCTCCAACCTGGTCAAGTGTATTTCATGCTACCATACTCGGTACTACAAGCCGATGTTTCGCCGGTGGAACTGGCTGGCCTTGCAAAGAGACTCACCACAATAGCCAAATCAGGTCCTTTGTCAAGCCAAACCCAAACATTTTGGAATTCACCCTCCAGGAGTCCTGGTGGAGTTGGGGTGGCAGAGAAATATGGTGTTGGTTTGATGAATATTGGAGGAAGAAGCCCTAGTAAAGTGCAACCTTGGAAACCTATCTTGGACACCATAACAGAGAAGCCATTCCATAAGAGAAGTGAATCGGATTTGCAAGAAAGTTAA
- the LOC100819769 gene encoding oxysterol-binding protein-related protein 4B → METKIVLARPFSLESESDPDANYKAPNILRRILSLFSNVRPGSDVSCFKLPPVFNMPKSELQCYGECVYSTALDMLSNINRGNTPLDRLISVVAWSISTVRPLWFGVAPYNPTLGETHHVSKGNLNVLLEQVSHHPPVSALHATDDKENIEMIWCHSTVPKFTGTSVEAHVHGKRQLKLHNHGETYEMNAPNLLIRIFPIPGNDNVGDVSIRCLETNLVAELSYISQSFFRFGTNRRQIKGKIIDSLSAKLLYKIEGHWDSTVTVKNTDNAEVRVIYDANEVISGLQAPIVMDPESVWPTETTLVWSELSQAIVNKDWEKATEAKKTVEERQRELQRERESKGKTWIPKHFRVSYSKEEGWDCSPIQKSVPNAPIVTL, encoded by the exons ATG GAGACAAAAATAGTGCTCGCAAGGCCATTCTCGCTAGAGAGCGAATCAGACCCAGATGCAAATTATAAAGCTCCAAATATTTTGCGGCGCATATTAAGTCTCTTCAGTAATGTGCGCCCAGGATCTGATGTCTCTTGCTTCAAG CTGCCACCTGTGTTCAACATGCCGAAGTCAGAGCTTCAGTGCTACGGGGAGTGTGTATATTCCACAGCGTTAGACATGCTAAGCAACATCAACAGAGGCAACACACCATTGGATAGACTCATATCTGTTGTTGCATGGAGCATTTCTACCGTACGCCCCCTATGGTTTGGTGTTGCTCCCTACAATCCCACTCTTGGTGAGACTCATCATGTTTCCAAAGGAAACCTCAATGTCTTACTCGAACAG GTTTCACATCACCCTCCGGTATCTGCTCTCCATGCCACCGATGACAAGGAAAACATAGAAATGATATGGTGCCACTCTACTGTTCCAAAATTCACAG GTACTTCAGTTGAAGCTCACGTGCATGGCAAACGGCAGCTGAAGCTCCACAATCATGGAGAGACCTATGAAATGAATGCTCCTAATCTCCTTATCAGAATTTTTCCAATCCCTGGGAATGATAATGTTGGCGATGTCAGTATCCGGTGCCTAGAAACTAACCTTGTGGCAGAATTAAGCTACATAAGCCAATCTTTCTTTCGGTTTGGGACAAATCGGAGACAGattaaaggaaagatcattgatTCATTGTCTGCCAAGCTTCTGTATAAAATTGAAGGTCATTGGGATAG TACTGTAACAGTGAAGAATACAGACAATGCAGAAGTAAGAGTGATATACGATGCAAATGAAGTTATTTCAGGACTCCAAGCTCCTATTGTCATGGATCCGGag AGTGTGTGGCCAACAGAAACCACTCTTGTTTGGAGTGAGTTGAGCCAAGCCATCGTGAACAAAGACTGGGAAAAAGCAACAGAAGCAAAGAAAACAGTGGAGGAAAGACAAAGGGAGCTCCAAAGAGAAAGAGAGTCAAAAGGGAAAACTTGGATTCCTAAACACTTTAGAGTGTCTTATAGCAAAGAAGAGGGTTGGGACTGTTCACCAATTCAAAAGTCAGTCCCAAACGCCCCTATCGTCACCTTGTAA